A single genomic interval of Canis lupus dingo isolate Sandy chromosome 6, ASM325472v2, whole genome shotgun sequence harbors:
- the CCL24 gene encoding C-C motif chemokine 24 isoform X2 translates to MNLSWRLPQSLILPPLDSYNIASSQPSCSSPFLPHLPVDPIIPLEHRSDLTLHIQTLGGPTAYRIKAELPALGPELLLQQMAGLATFVVSLLLVTLCAHCIDPAGSVSIPSSCCMFFISKKVPENRVVTYQLLNGSVCPKAGVVFTTKKNQKFCGDPQLHWVQKLMKNIEARRKKVSPGVRAMSTKALVQRYSANSTSI, encoded by the exons ATGAACCTCTCCTGGCGCCTGCCCCAgtctctcattctccctcccctGGACAGCTACAATATAGCCTCCAGCCAGCCTTCCTGCTCCAGTCCCTTCCTACCACACCTACCAGTGGATCCAATCATACCACTAGAGCACAGATCTGACCTAACTCTGCACATCCAAACCTTGGGTGGCCCCACTGCCTACAGGATCAAGGCTGAGCTCCCAG CTCTAGGTCCTGAACTCCTTCTCCAGCAAATGGCAGGCCTTGCAACCTTTGTGGTTAGCCTCCTGCTTGTGACCTTGTGTGCCCACTGCATCGATCCTGCAG GCTCTGTGTCCATCCCCTCTTCCTGCTGCATGTTCTTCATTTCCAAGAAAGTTCCGGAGAACCGAGTGGTTACCTACCAGCTGCTCAATGGGAGCGTCTGTCCTAAGGCAGGAGTGGT CTTCACCACCAAGAAGAACCAGAAGTTCTGTGGCGATCCCCAGCTGCACTGGGTCCAGAAGTTGATGAAGAACATAGAGGCCAGGAGGAAGAAGGTGTCTCCTGGGGTCAGGGCAATGAGCACCAAAGCCCTGGTGCAGAGGTACTCTGCCAACAGCACCTCCATCTAA
- the CCL26 gene encoding C-C motif chemokine 26 → MKSFPVAFLVLLIFILSVHRGVTTRGSDVAKFCCFQYSHKILPWKWIQSYKFTRSSCSQQAVIFTTKKGHKVCAQPKEKWVQRYIALLREQQQS, encoded by the exons ATGAAAAGCTTTCCTGTTGCCTTTCTTGTTCTCCTGATCTTCATCCTGAGTGTCCATCGTGGAGTTACCACAC GTGGCAGTGATGTGGCCAAGTTCTGCTGCTTCCAATATAGCCACAAGATCCTTCCCTGGAAGTGGATACAGTCCTATAAATTCACCAGGAGCAGCTGCTCCCAGCAGGCTGTGAT ATTCACTACTAAAAAAGGCCATAAAGTCTGTGCACAGCCAAAGGAAAAATGGGTGCAAAGATATATTGCTTTACTCAGAGAACAGCAGCAATCgtga
- the CCL24 gene encoding C-C motif chemokine 24 isoform X3, translating into MRGNPSAFGAEVVPLSSPALGPELLLQQMAGLATFVVSLLLVTLCAHCIDPAGSVSIPSSCCMFFISKKVPENRVVTYQLLNGSVCPKAGVVFTTKKNQKFCGDPQLHWVQKLMKNIEARRKKVSPGVRAMSTKALVQRCPKLVPVQESQMNKNPRKYSALLPHALPDPGLPCTHLMECD; encoded by the exons ATGAGGGGAAACCCTTCTGCATTTGGTGCTGAGGTTGTCCCTTTGTCATCTCCAG CTCTAGGTCCTGAACTCCTTCTCCAGCAAATGGCAGGCCTTGCAACCTTTGTGGTTAGCCTCCTGCTTGTGACCTTGTGTGCCCACTGCATCGATCCTGCAG GCTCTGTGTCCATCCCCTCTTCCTGCTGCATGTTCTTCATTTCCAAGAAAGTTCCGGAGAACCGAGTGGTTACCTACCAGCTGCTCAATGGGAGCGTCTGTCCTAAGGCAGGAGTGGT CTTCACCACCAAGAAGAACCAGAAGTTCTGTGGCGATCCCCAGCTGCACTGGGTCCAGAAGTTGATGAAGAACATAGAGGCCAGGAGGAAGAAGGTGTCTCCTGGGGTCAGGGCAATGAGCACCAAAGCCCTGGTGCAGAG ATGCCCCAAGCTTGTCCCCGTTCAAGAATCCCAGATGAATAAAAATCCGAGAAAATATAGCGCTCTTTTGCCACACGCACTACCAGATCCTGGCCTTCCTTGCACGCATCTCATGGAATGTGATTAA
- the CCL24 gene encoding C-C motif chemokine 24 isoform X4 codes for MAGLATFVVSLLLVTLCAHCIDPAGSVSIPSSCCMFFISKKVPENRVVTYQLLNGSVCPKAGVVFTTKKNQKFCGDPQLHWVQKLMKNIEARRKKVSPGVRAMSTKALVQRCPKLVPVQESQMNKNPRKYSALLPHALPDPGLPCTHLMECD; via the exons ATGGCAGGCCTTGCAACCTTTGTGGTTAGCCTCCTGCTTGTGACCTTGTGTGCCCACTGCATCGATCCTGCAG GCTCTGTGTCCATCCCCTCTTCCTGCTGCATGTTCTTCATTTCCAAGAAAGTTCCGGAGAACCGAGTGGTTACCTACCAGCTGCTCAATGGGAGCGTCTGTCCTAAGGCAGGAGTGGT CTTCACCACCAAGAAGAACCAGAAGTTCTGTGGCGATCCCCAGCTGCACTGGGTCCAGAAGTTGATGAAGAACATAGAGGCCAGGAGGAAGAAGGTGTCTCCTGGGGTCAGGGCAATGAGCACCAAAGCCCTGGTGCAGAG ATGCCCCAAGCTTGTCCCCGTTCAAGAATCCCAGATGAATAAAAATCCGAGAAAATATAGCGCTCTTTTGCCACACGCACTACCAGATCCTGGCCTTCCTTGCACGCATCTCATGGAATGTGATTAA
- the CCL24 gene encoding C-C motif chemokine 24 isoform X1, translated as MNLSWRLPQSLILPPLDSYNIASSQPSCSSPFLPHLPVDPIIPLEHRSDLTLHIQTLGGPTAYRIKAELPALGPELLLQQMAGLATFVVSLLLVTLCAHCIDPAGSVSIPSSCCMFFISKKVPENRVVTYQLLNGSVCPKAGVVFTTKKNQKFCGDPQLHWVQKLMKNIEARRKKVSPGVRAMSTKALVQRCPKLVPVQESQMNKNPRKYSALLPHALPDPGLPCTHLMECD; from the exons ATGAACCTCTCCTGGCGCCTGCCCCAgtctctcattctccctcccctGGACAGCTACAATATAGCCTCCAGCCAGCCTTCCTGCTCCAGTCCCTTCCTACCACACCTACCAGTGGATCCAATCATACCACTAGAGCACAGATCTGACCTAACTCTGCACATCCAAACCTTGGGTGGCCCCACTGCCTACAGGATCAAGGCTGAGCTCCCAG CTCTAGGTCCTGAACTCCTTCTCCAGCAAATGGCAGGCCTTGCAACCTTTGTGGTTAGCCTCCTGCTTGTGACCTTGTGTGCCCACTGCATCGATCCTGCAG GCTCTGTGTCCATCCCCTCTTCCTGCTGCATGTTCTTCATTTCCAAGAAAGTTCCGGAGAACCGAGTGGTTACCTACCAGCTGCTCAATGGGAGCGTCTGTCCTAAGGCAGGAGTGGT CTTCACCACCAAGAAGAACCAGAAGTTCTGTGGCGATCCCCAGCTGCACTGGGTCCAGAAGTTGATGAAGAACATAGAGGCCAGGAGGAAGAAGGTGTCTCCTGGGGTCAGGGCAATGAGCACCAAAGCCCTGGTGCAGAG ATGCCCCAAGCTTGTCCCCGTTCAAGAATCCCAGATGAATAAAAATCCGAGAAAATATAGCGCTCTTTTGCCACACGCACTACCAGATCCTGGCCTTCCTTGCACGCATCTCATGGAATGTGATTAA